Proteins co-encoded in one Nicotiana sylvestris chromosome 7, ASM39365v2, whole genome shotgun sequence genomic window:
- the LOC104211059 gene encoding beta-glucuronosyltransferase GlcAT14A-like translates to MRKYANSYSGRVFNDKNLNSHSGRVFGDRHWKIPFFVSLFVSITLFTTTIFGLYPSSYGRDQMQLDMVSSFARPAESDGYFVESDFQSFQSNGFAKSEPPRFAYLISGTKGDSHRMMRTLQAVYHPRNQYVLHMDLEAPPRERLNLTMSVKNDPIFRKVENVRVMAQSNLVTYKGPTMIACTLQAISILLKESSKWDWFINLSASDYPLVTQDDLLHVFSNLSRNLNFIENMLLHGWKLNQRAKPIIIDPGLYLSKKSDIATTSQRRSLPTAFTLFTGSAWVILTRSFVEYCIWGWDNFPRTLLMYYTNFVSSPEGYFHTVICNSEEFRSTAIGHDLHYIAWDTPPKQHPISLAVKDFNKMVNSSAPFARKFRKDDAVLDKIDKELLGRTNRFAPGAWCNGSSGDGADPCSMVGDDSVFRPGPGANRLNELMNKLLSEEFRSKQCSTKS, encoded by the exons ATGAGGAAATATGCCAATTCTTATTCAGGAAGAGTATTTAATGATAAAAATTTGAATTCTCACTCGGGAAGGGTATTTGGCGACAGACATTGGAAAATACCATTCTTTGTGAGCTTGTTTGTGTCTATTACTCTGTTCACAACAACTATTTTCGGGTTGTATCCATCATCATATGGAAGAGATCAAATGCAATTGGATATGGTTTCTTCTTTTGCTAGGCCAGCAGAATCGGATGGATATTTTGTGGAATCCGATTTCCAGTCATTTCAATCAAATGGCTTTGCAAAAAGTGAACCACCTAGATTTGCTTATCTCATATCAGGCACAAAGGGTGACAGTCACAGAATGATGAGGACTTTGCAAGCGGTTTATCACCCAAGGAATCAGTATGTTCTACATATGGATCTTGAGGCTCCACCTCGAGAAAGATTGAACTTAACAATGTCGGTGAAGAATGATCCCATATTCCGCAAAGTAGAGAACGTTCGAGTAATGGCTCAGTCAAATTTAGTGACGTATAAGGGCCCTACGATGATTGCTTGTACCCTTCAAGCTATATCCATTCTGCTCAAGGAAAGTTCAAAGTGGGACTGGTTTATCAATCTCAGTGCTTCAGATTATCCGCTAGTGACTCAAGATG ATTTGCTCCATGTTTTCTCTAATTTGTCCAGAAACCTGAATTTCATTGAAAATATGCTGCTTCATGGGTGGAAACT GAACCAGAGGGCTAAACCTATTATTATTGATCCTGGTCTTTATTTGTCTAAGAAATCTGACATTGCCACTACTTCTCAACGGCGATCACTACCTACAGCTTTTACATTGTTTACAG GCTCAGCGTGGGTGATACTGACACGCTCTTTTGTGGAGTACTGCATATGGGGATGGGATAACTTCCCGAGAACTCTGCTCATGTACTATACAAATTTTGTTTCTTCACCAGAAGGCTATTTTCATACGGTAATTTGCAACTCCGAAGAGTTTCGTAGCACTGCAATAGGCCATGATTTGCATTACATTGCTTGGGATACCCCTCCCAAGCAGCATCCTATTTCACTGGCAGTGAAGGACTTCAACAAAATGGTTAATAGCAGTGCACCATTTGCTCGAAAATTTCGCAAGGATGATGCTGTCTTAGACAAGATTGACAAAGAGTTGCTTGGCCGTACAAATCGTTTTGCACCAGGAGCATGGTGTAATGGAAGCTCAGGTGACGGAGCCGATCCCTGCTCTATGGTAGGAGATGACTCGGTGTTTAGGCCTGGTCCTGGTGCTAATAGGTTAAATGAGCTTATGAACAAACTGCTATCTGAAGAATTTCGTAGTAAACAATGCTCAACTAAGAGTTAA